A region from the Triticum aestivum cultivar Chinese Spring chromosome 3D, IWGSC CS RefSeq v2.1, whole genome shotgun sequence genome encodes:
- the LOC123074428 gene encoding pectinesterase, with product MASTWMARGLQALLLLLALLLVPRGGDGAAVFSGYTFKGQGEAEAFEEALLRQACFNVSSSSSGAGRGKGDCVSRIDTARGGPSSGPVPVLRAALRDTLGEAVSAVGAVAGLASLSNHAREEMAVRDCIELLGYSVDELGWSLDAMAEPVDGAEVEMETAHGAAPGSLRSGARAEDDLHAWLSAALGNQDTCTEGFRGTDGRLLRRVEESVAQLTQLVSNLLAMHKRLRSIMPLRQRGKNDTAASGAGSELPPWVMDVAGGVEGELARARGRSGRKKAMRVDVVVARDGSGRYRSVGEAVARAPNHSRRKYVIYVKRGVYYENVDVKKKKTNIVLVGEGMGETVITGSRSFSSGWTTFRSATVAVSGAGFIARDLTIRNTAGAAAHQAVALRVDSDRSAFFHVAVEGHQDTLYAHSLRQFYRDCRVSGTVDFVFGNGIAVIQRTTLATLPLAPGQTGSVTAQGRKDPNQNTGFSIHNCVVEAKYPTYLGRPWKPFSRVVVMESYLGAGVRTRGWLEWAGDAGLATLFYGEYRNFGPGAGVAGRVKWPGYHVIMDPAWASHFTVRRFIDGLTWLPSAGVTFTADLIKK from the exons ATGGCGTCGACATGGATGGCACGTGGCCTGCAGGCGCTACTGCTTCTGTTGGCGCTTCTGCTCGTCCCCcgcggcggcgatggcgccgcGGTGTTCTCCGGGTACACGTTCAAGGGGCAGGGCGAGGCCGAGGCCTTCGAGGAGGCGCTGCTGCGCCAGGCCTGCTTCAAcgtctcctcttcttcctccgggGCCGGGCGCGGCAAGGGTGACTGCGTCTCGCGCATCGACACGGCACGCGGCGGGCCCAGCAGCGGGCCCGTCCCCGTCCTCCGCGCCGCGCTCCGCGACACGCTCGGCGAGGCCGTCAGCGCCGTCGGGGCCGTCGCCGGCCTGGCGTCCCTGTCCAACCACGCGCGCGAGGAGATGGCCGTGCGCGACTGCATCGAGCTGCTCGGGTACTCCGTCGACGAGCTCGGGTGGTCGCTCGACGCCATGGCCGAGCCTGTCGACGGCGCGGAGGTGGAGATGGAGACCGCTCACGGCGCTGCGCCCGGGAGTCTTCGCAGTGGGGCGCGCGCCGAAGACGACCTGCAcgcctggctcagcgccgcgcTGGGCAACCAGGACACGTGCACGGAGGGCTTCCGCGGCACCGATGGCCGCCTGCTGCGTCGCGTCGAGGAGTCTGTGGCGCAGCTGACGCAGCTGGTGAGCAACCTGCTCGCCATGCACAAGCGGCTGCGCAGCATCATGCCGCTGCGCCAGCGCGGCAAGAACGACACGGCGGCGTCCGGCGCCGGTTCGGAGCTGCCGCCGTGGGTgatggacgtcgccggcggcgtcGAAGGGGAGCTCGCGCGCGCCCGGGGCCGGTCGGGACGGAAGAAGGCGATGCGCGTGGACGTGGTGGTGGCTCGGGACGGGAGCGGGAGGTACCGGTCTGTCGGCGAGGCGGTGGCGCGCGCGCCCAACCACAGCCGGAGGAAGTACGTCATCTACGTGAAGCGAGGGGTGTACTACGAGAACGTGgacgtgaagaagaagaagaccaacatCGTGCTCGTCGGCGAGGGCATGGGCGAGACGGTCATCACCGGCAGTCGGAGCTTCTCGAGCGGCTGGACGACGTTCCGGAGCGCCACCGTTG CCGTGTCCGGCGCGGGGTTCATCGCGCGGGACCTGACGATCCGCAacacggcgggggcggcggcgcaccaGGCGGTGGCCCTGCGCGTGGACTCGGACCGCTCGGCCTTCTTCCACGTGGCCGTCGAGGGGCACCAGGACACGCTCTACGCGCACTCGCTCCGGCAGTTCTATCGGGACTGCCGCGTGTCCGGCACCGTGGACTTCGTCTTCGGCAACGGCATCGCCGTGATCCAGCGCACCACCCTCGCCACGCTGCCGCTGGCGCCGGGGCAGACGGGGAGTGTCACGGCGCAGGGCCGCAAGGACCCGAACCAGAACACGGGGTTCTCCATCCACAACTGCGTCGTGGAGGCCAAGTACCCGACCTACCTCGGCCGACCGTGGAAGCCATTCTCGCGGGTGGTGGTCATGGAGTCGTACCTGGGTGCCGGCGTGCGCACGCGCGGGTGGCTCGAGTGGGCAGGGGACGCCGGCCTCGCCACCCTCTTCTACGGGGAGTACAGAAACTTTGGGCCCGGCGCGGGGGTAGCCGGGCGGGTAAAGTGGCCGGGGTACCACGTGATCATGGACCCGGCATGGGCCAGCCACTTCACCGTAAGGCGGTTCATCGACGGCCTGACATGGCTGCCGTCCGCCGGCGTCACCTTCACGGCCGACTTGATCAAGAAATGA
- the LOC123078047 gene encoding ABC transporter F family member 4-like gives MAAPPPVLTLAVEKGPRKGEICQCSAGSVLRVGRVIKGNHFAVRDKGASQQHLSIEFLPPPAAGWVVSDLGSSNGSFLNDVPLEPFVLTPLSHGNLIKIGESTVLAVSIPSHSDLSTATAADPGTRRSSRYAAETAAVEEEKPPAATRRGTRKKAAVAAIPEVENEVPDAAVVVVEEEKPRRGGPRKVAAVAPPEQREDGEKEAPVGRRRGGRKKVAEPSEPEKEEAPLAPPVGGRKKTTAAAEPEKGDEEEEEGKKEAPKGRRRGGRKKAAEPSEPEKEEAPLAPRAGGRKKTTAAAESEKGDEEEEALLVTRKEDTEPPELEKEDDVEAQMITRRGRRKNAPTVAPPPQPVKTGSRGGHGRFTRAASTRKAVLEDEEVEEEEEHEVAVPRDQPGNLSTSTAVKDGEEEEEEEEKGDKVAADDGEIEVAAKALEEEVPKGRASAQCAASDNEGVGERGGGEEEDDGNGDLLGSRGEASAQCAASGNEGDREMGGGEEEDDGNGDLLGSRGEASAQCAASDNEGDWEMGGGEEEDDGNGDLLGSRGDVGDGAKVEECAVRSSLETMTLQEWFDRMEKYLPRMINEAADQMIAELEEKQKRVHEYISTLSKSSDPS, from the coding sequence ATGGccgctccgccgccggtgctcaCCCTTGCGGTGGAGAAGGGTCCGCGCAAGGGAGAGATCTGCCAGTGCAGCGCTGGATCCGTGCTCCGTGTCGGGCGCGTCATCAAAGGCAACCACTTTGCCGTGCGCGATAAGGGCGCGTCGCAGCAACATCTCTCCATCGAGTTcctcccgccgcccgccgccggatgGGTCGTCTCCGATCTGGGATCCTCCAACGGCTCCTTCCTCAACGATGTGCCCCTCGAGCCCTTTGTTCTCACCCCGCTTTCCCATGGGAACCTGATCAAGATCGGCGAGTCCACCGTGCTCGCCGTGTCCATCCCCTCCCATTCGGATCTGAGCACCGCCACCGCTGCCGACCCCGGAACTAGGCGCTCCTCGCGCTatgcggcggagacggcggcggtggaggaggagaagCCCCCTGCGGCGACCCGCCGGGGCACACGGAAGAAGGCAGCGGTGGCGGCGATCCCCGAAGTGGAGAATGAAGTGCCGGACGCGGCGGTAGTGGTAGTGGAGGAGGAGAAGCCCCGCCGGGGCGGACCTAGGAAGGTGGCTGCAGTGGCTCCCCCTGAACAGAGGGAAGATGGGGAGAAGGAGGCCCCGGTGGGGAGGCGCCGTGGTGGACGGAAGAAGGTCGCGGAGCCCTCTgaaccggagaaggaggaggccccGCTGGCGCCGCCTGTTGGCGGGCGGAAGAAGACCACAGCAGCTGCTGAGCCGGAGAaaggagatgaggaggaggaagaggggaagaaggagGCCCCGAAGGGGAGGCGCCGTGGTGGACGGAAGAAGGCCGCGGAGCCCTCTgaaccggagaaggaggaggccccGCTGGCGCCGCGTGCTGGCGGGCGGAAGAAGACCACAGCAGCTGCTGAGTCGGAGAaaggagatgaggaggaggaagccctGCTGGTGACGCGGAAGGAGGACACGGAGCCTCCTGAACTGGAGAAGGAAGACGATGTGGAGGCCCAGATGATTACACGCCGTGGGAGGAGGAAGAATGCTCCGACGGTCGCCCCTCCACCACAGCCTGTGAAGACGGGGTCCAGAGGGGGGCATGGAAGGTTTACAAGAGCGGCTAGTACAAGGAAGGCCGTTCTAGAGGACGaggaagtggaggaagaggaggaacaTGAGGTGGCTGTGCCAAGAGATCAGCCTGGCAATCTGTCGACTTCGACAGCGGTAAAggatggtgaagaggaggaggaggaggaggagaagggggatAAGGTGGCAGCTGACGATGGAGAAATCGAGGTGGCTGCAAAGGCATTGGAGGAGGAAGTCCCCAAGGGGAGGGCTTCTGCTCAGTGTGCTGCTTCTGACAATGAGGGTGTTGGGGAAAGGGGTGGcggagaagaggaagatgatggcaATGGGGATTTGCTTGGCAGTAGAGGAGAGGCTTCTGCTCAGTGTGCTGCTTCTGGCAATGAGGGTGATCGGGAAATGGGTGGcggagaagaggaagatgatggcaATGGGGATTTGCTTGGCAGTAGAGGAGAGGCTTCTGCTCAGTGTGCTGCTTCTGACAATGAGGGTGATTGGGAAATGGGTGGcggagaagaggaagatgatggcaATGGGGATTTGCTTGGAAGTAGAGGAGATGTAGGAGATGGGGCGAAGGTGGAGGAATGTGCTGTTAGAAGCAGCCTTGAGACCATGACATTGCAGGAGTGGTTCGACCGGATGGAAAAGTACCTCCCAAGGATGATCAACGAGGCTGCTGATCAGATGATCGCGGAGTTGGAGGAGAAACAAAAGCGAGTCCATGAGTACATTTCAACGCTCAGTAAGAGCTCCGACCCTTCCTGA